A window of Candidatus Afararchaeum irisae genomic DNA:
GGCGTACTCGTCTCCTTCCTTTCCCTCGAAGTCCCACATCTGTTCGTCACAGCCGAGATGTGAGTAGACGTAGTAGGCTTCCTGTATCTCGTCCTCGTCTTCGAGGACATCGCCCTCTGAGAAGAAAGGCGAGGTGGCGTTGTCGGGGTGCTGTGTACTCATCACGCGCGGAACGTCGGGGTTCGGAGCCATAGGGAAGATAGACCGCGGTCCTACGTAAATATGGGGTAGGGGTTCAGGCGTCAGACATTAGGCGTCGTGTGTCTCGACCTCGGCTTCGACCTCTATTCCGTCGGGGAGAAGAGAGTCGACGTCGTCGAGGTTACCGTCTCCTCTTACGTACCTCTCTATCTCCCATCTCATCTCGTCAGCGAGTCTCTCGGCACCCTTCTCGGTAAGCTCGTACTCGTTGGTTCTCTTGTCGAGTTCGTTCTTACGTAGGTAGCCGAGTTCGACGAGTTCGTCGAGGTTGGGATATAGACGTCCGTGGTTGACTTCGTCACCGTAGTAGTTCTCAAGTTCGCGTTTTATAGCCAGACCGTACATACTCTCCTCGGCGAGAACCTGGACTATCTTCCTCTGAAACGCCGTGAGGTCACGCATACGGTTAACAAGTAAAAGTCAAGTATTTAACTTTTTACCCAGATACGGGGGTACCATAAGCCATTTAGAGTTTCGAGACCTACTTCTCTTAAATGGTTCTTGACAGTCTGGGTTCATCTCTACAGGACGCTCTTGAGAAGCTCGCGGGGAAGTCACGGATAGACGAGGAGGCTGTCGACGAGGTCGTGAAGGACATACAGCGTGCTCTTCTCCAGGCGGACGTCGACGTCGATCTCGTGATGGATCTCAGCGACTCGGTTCGTGAGAGGTCTCTCAACGAGGAGCCCGCTCCCGGAACGAGTCCGAGGGAACACGTCCTACACGTAGTCTACGAGGAGATGGTCGAGGTCATAGGTGACGAGACGGAGGTGCCTCTTGACGACCAGGTCATAATGCTGTCGGGTCTTCAGGGATCGGGTAAGACGACAACGTCGGCGAAGATAGCGAACTGGTTCTCACGTAAGGGTCTCCAGTCGGCGATAGTTCAGACCGACACATTCCGTCCGGGTGCTTACGAACAGTCGAAACAGATGGCGGACGAGGCGGACGTGCCCTTCTATGGCGACCCCGACTCCGAAGATCCCGTCGAGATAGCGCGCGAGGGTCTCGACGAGTTCGAGAACAGGGACGTCGTTATAGTCGACACATCGGGTAGACATTCGCTCGAGGAGAGCCTCATAAACGAGATAGAGGAGATAGAGGAGGTCGTCGATCCCGACCTCAACCTACTCGTACTCGACGCCTCGATAGGACAGGGAGCGAAGGATCAGGCGACTGCTTTCGAGGAAGCTGTAGGAATAGACGGAGTCGTAATCACTAAGCTCGACGGTACTGCGAAGGGTGGAGGTGCTCTGAGCGCGGTCAACCAGACCGACTCGTCGATAGCCTTCATAGGCACGGGGGAGACCGTGAGCGACATAGAGAGATTCGACCCCGACGGCTTCATATCACGTCTCCTCGGAATGGGAGACATACGTGCCCTCGCCGAGCGCGTCGAGGAGGCGATGGCGGAGTCAGAAGAGGAGGGCGAGGAGGAACTCGATCCCGAGGCTATACTCCAGGGCGACCTCACGCTCGAAGATGTCTACAAGCAGATGGAGGCGATGAACAAGATGGGACCGATGGATCAGGTTCTCGATATGATACCCGGAATGGGTGGAATGGGAGGCATGGGCGGTCTCACCGATGAGATGCCCGACGACTTCGCCGAGACGACACAGCAGAAGATGGACGCCTACAAGACGATAATGGACTCGATGACCGACGACGAGCTTCAGAACCCGAGTAATATAGGCTCGTCGGAGATTGAGAGGATAGCGCGCGGCTCGGGTACGAGCGAGGACGACGTGAGGGAGCTTCTCAAGTACCACAAGACGATGAAGAGGACTGTCAACCAGATGCAGGGCGGTGGAGGCGACCTCGGACGTATGATGAAGAAGTTCGGAGGCGACATGAGCGGGAATTTCCCGTGATCTTTCGTTAAACTCAAGAAGGACTCAAAAATACTCACAGTAAGATCACGATGAGTGAACAGCAGACAGAGCGCAAGATAAGATGTTTGATCGCAAAGGCGGGCTTAGACGGACACGACAGAGGAGCACATGTAATAGCACGTGCGTTCCGTGACGCGGGATTCGAGGTCATATACACGGGACTCCACAACACCCCCGACGAGATAATACAGGCGGCTGTTCAGGAGGACGTCGACGTCGTAGGTATCTCTATCCTGAGCGGAGCCCACAACACAGTGGTTCCGAAGATCATCAACGGTCTCAAGGAGTACGACGCCTTCGAGGACACTCTAGTCATAGTCGGCGGCACAATACCCGAGGAAGACGAGAAGAACCTCAAGGAGGAGGGCGTCGACGCCGTCTTCGGTCCCGGAGCTGACACGAGCAATACCATAGAGTTCGTCCGGGAGAACGCACCAGAGAGATGAGCGAAGAGTCCACGGACAAGGGAGAGTTCGACGAGCTCGTCGACGGCGTCTTAGACGGTAAGTACAGGTCTCTCGCGCGTCTCATCACCCACATAGAGAACCAGCGTGAGGGATACAGAGACGCCATAAAGAGACTCCATCAGCACACGGGAGACGCCCACGTCATAGGAGTCACGGGATCGCCCGGAGCGGGTAAGTCGACACTCGTCGACAAGATGGTCGAGGAGTACCGCGAACAGGGCAAGACGGTCGGAGTGATCGCTGTCGATCCGTCGTCGCCTTACACGGGAGGCTCCCTCTTAGGCGACAGAATACGTCTCCAGGCGGGGTCGGGTGACATGGACGTCTTCTTTAGGTCGATGAGTTCGAGGGGTGCCCTCGGAGGACTCTCAAGCGCGACGACCGACGCCATAAAGGCTCTCGACGCCTTCGGAAAGGACGTCATAATAGTCGAGACGGTCGGAGCGGGTCAGAACGAGGTCGAGATCGTCCGTACTGCCGACAGCGTCCTCGTCCTGCTTATGCCGTCAGGAGGAGACGACATACAGATGATAAAGGCGGGTATACTCGAGATAGGAGACATATTCGTCGTCAACAAGGCTGACCTCGAAGGCGCGGACAGGACAGTGATGGAGGTCAAGAGGATGATAGAGATGCGTGAGGATCCCACAGCGGGCGTTCCGACGGGTCACCACGGTCCGAGCGCGATGAACAACGACGACGACATAGGCGACGAGGACGCCTACGAGGACGACTGGAAGCCCGAGGTCACCAAGACGATCGCTGAGAGAGGCGACGGAGTCACTGACCTCCTTGGAATAGTGAGTGACCACAGGGAGTACCTCATAGAGTCAGGAGAGATGAAGGAGAGGGAGTTCAAGAGGTACTCGTCGGAGATACACAGCCTCTTAGAGGACAGCCTGAGGAAGATAGCTGAGAAGGAGATCGAGAAGGCAGGCGGTATAGACGCGCTCGCCGAGGAGGTCGTCGAGAGGGAATCCGACCCCTACACGACGACTGAGAGGATGCTCGAGCCGATCACCGACTGCATAGACGAGAACGAGAACGAGAACGAGAACGGGACAGAAGACGAGTAGTTGTAGTTCGATCCGGTCTTTGTCTGTCGTATCTACTCTATTTTATTTCACAGTATCGGCGTACGAGTCGGCTATACGTGTCGGCTCGGGAAGCTTGTAGCCCTCACACGTAGACTCGACGAGGTCGACCGCAGTCTCGGCAGTTACTCTGTGACCCGGGCTGACATAAAGCGGGTTGACGTGTCTGTTCGACGACTCGAACTGCCTCGACTGGTAGGCGTAGCCTATGACGGTTCCGTCAGGAGCCTCGACGGAAGAGTCGGCGACTACACCGAGACGGCTTCCCTCGTCCAGAGGCGTCGCGTCCCAGTCTTCGCCGTCAGGGGTCACGACCCTACCACACAGTAAGTTCTTGGCGACTCCTACCGAAGGCACGTCGAAGACTACGCCTATATGTGTCGCGATGCCTGCCTGTCGGAAATGTATACGTCCGCTTCCGTCGAAGAGGAGTATGTCAGGAGTCACCGAGAGCTTCTTCAGAGCCTCGACTACCGCCTCGCCCTCGCGGAACGAGAGGAGACCGGGTATGTACTCCGTACGTGTCTCAGCAGATGCGTGGACTCTCTCTGTCACCTCGCCTCGTCTCGTAGCCACGGCTGCGCTCACAGCCTCCTCTTTTCCTTCTTCTTTTCTCCGGAACGACTGATCGACTCCCGCGATCACGGC
This region includes:
- a CDS encoding signal recognition particle protein Srp54 — protein: MVLDSLGSSLQDALEKLAGKSRIDEEAVDEVVKDIQRALLQADVDVDLVMDLSDSVRERSLNEEPAPGTSPREHVLHVVYEEMVEVIGDETEVPLDDQVIMLSGLQGSGKTTTSAKIANWFSRKGLQSAIVQTDTFRPGAYEQSKQMADEADVPFYGDPDSEDPVEIAREGLDEFENRDVVIVDTSGRHSLEESLINEIEEIEEVVDPDLNLLVLDASIGQGAKDQATAFEEAVGIDGVVITKLDGTAKGGGALSAVNQTDSSIAFIGTGETVSDIERFDPDGFISRLLGMGDIRALAERVEEAMAESEEEGEEELDPEAILQGDLTLEDVYKQMEAMNKMGPMDQVLDMIPGMGGMGGMGGLTDEMPDDFAETTQQKMDAYKTIMDSMTDDELQNPSNIGSSEIERIARGSGTSEDDVRELLKYHKTMKRTVNQMQGGGGDLGRMMKKFGGDMSGNFP
- the meaB gene encoding methylmalonyl Co-A mutase-associated GTPase MeaB, which codes for MSEESTDKGEFDELVDGVLDGKYRSLARLITHIENQREGYRDAIKRLHQHTGDAHVIGVTGSPGAGKSTLVDKMVEEYREQGKTVGVIAVDPSSPYTGGSLLGDRIRLQAGSGDMDVFFRSMSSRGALGGLSSATTDAIKALDAFGKDVIIVETVGAGQNEVEIVRTADSVLVLLMPSGGDDIQMIKAGILEIGDIFVVNKADLEGADRTVMEVKRMIEMREDPTAGVPTGHHGPSAMNNDDDIGDEDAYEDDWKPEVTKTIAERGDGVTDLLGIVSDHREYLIESGEMKEREFKRYSSEIHSLLEDSLRKIAEKEIEKAGGIDALAEEVVERESDPYTTTERMLEPITDCIDENENENENGTEDE
- a CDS encoding endonuclease V; amino-acid sequence: MRIERADLYPDPTLSRDEMEELQRKVASEAVFDDCLPTDPGEVEEGDAVIAGVDQSFRRKEEGKEEAVSAAVATRRGEVTERVHASAETRTEYIPGLLSFREGEAVVEALKKLSVTPDILLFDGSGRIHFRQAGIATHIGVVFDVPSVGVAKNLLCGRVVTPDGEDWDATPLDEGSRLGVVADSSVEAPDGTVIGYAYQSRQFESSNRHVNPLYVSPGHRVTAETAVDLVESTCEGYKLPEPTRIADSYADTVK
- a CDS encoding PadR family transcriptional regulator, producing MRDLTAFQRKIVQVLAEESMYGLAIKRELENYYGDEVNHGRLYPNLDELVELGYLRKNELDKRTNEYELTEKGAERLADEMRWEIERYVRGDGNLDDVDSLLPDGIEVEAEVETHDA
- a CDS encoding cobalamin B12-binding domain-containing protein, which encodes MSEQQTERKIRCLIAKAGLDGHDRGAHVIARAFRDAGFEVIYTGLHNTPDEIIQAAVQEDVDVVGISILSGAHNTVVPKIINGLKEYDAFEDTLVIVGGTIPEEDEKNLKEEGVDAVFGPGADTSNTIEFVRENAPER